The Salinibacterium sp. M195 genome includes a window with the following:
- a CDS encoding multicopper oxidase family protein, translating to MPDISRRNALLLGGVGVASVAVGGTGFFINQGHSSGSISGTAAGNPLVEPTELRSTNGTLSVDLETAPQRVTIAGREVNALSYNGGVPGPTLRVRAGDTLTVTLKNGLTDPSNLHVHGLHVSPEDNSDNMFVTVEAGSSFDYQYELPADHPPGVYWYHPHLHGFVAEQVFGGLYGAIIVEDPEPIVADRERLLVISDITLNASGNIPAASPMDEMSGREGDLVLVNGQLTPDLTARSGERERWRIVNASVSRYLRLRLDGQQLTLLGIDSGRFESPQEVDEILLAPGNRADLLVTGSAGTATLRALSYDRGSAGGMMMGGGLRNGEEVPLATFTVIGEGVDTQPAVPDQPAQRDLRTETVNVRRELIFAMGMGGGMGGSMMSPTINGRQFEASRIDTTVQFNSVEEWLLTNTSTLDHPLHLHVWPMQIIEQDGQPVDTLMWQDVVNIPARSTTRVRIAFEDFSGKTVYHCHILDHEDNGMMGIIAAN from the coding sequence ATGCCTGACATCAGTCGACGTAACGCCCTCCTCCTCGGCGGAGTCGGAGTTGCCAGTGTCGCTGTCGGCGGAACCGGTTTCTTCATTAACCAAGGTCACTCATCGGGCTCAATTTCGGGAACAGCCGCGGGGAACCCCCTCGTCGAGCCCACCGAGTTGCGCAGCACCAACGGCACACTCAGCGTTGACCTCGAAACCGCACCTCAACGAGTGACGATCGCAGGCCGGGAGGTGAATGCGTTGAGCTACAACGGTGGCGTGCCGGGCCCCACTCTGCGCGTTCGTGCGGGCGACACCCTCACCGTCACCCTGAAAAACGGCTTGACTGACCCCAGTAACCTGCACGTACATGGGCTGCATGTCTCCCCCGAAGACAACAGCGACAACATGTTCGTCACCGTCGAGGCGGGAAGCTCATTCGACTACCAGTACGAATTGCCTGCCGATCATCCCCCAGGCGTGTACTGGTACCACCCGCACCTCCACGGTTTCGTTGCTGAGCAGGTATTCGGCGGACTGTATGGCGCGATCATCGTCGAAGACCCCGAACCCATCGTCGCTGACAGGGAGCGCCTCCTCGTCATCTCTGACATCACCCTGAACGCCAGCGGAAACATTCCGGCGGCATCACCAATGGACGAGATGTCTGGGCGTGAGGGAGACCTCGTGCTTGTCAACGGACAGCTCACGCCAGACCTGACTGCCAGATCCGGAGAACGTGAACGGTGGCGGATTGTCAACGCCAGCGTGTCCCGCTACTTACGACTGCGACTCGATGGGCAGCAACTAACCCTGCTCGGGATCGACTCCGGGCGGTTCGAATCCCCGCAGGAAGTTGACGAAATCCTGCTCGCACCCGGCAACCGGGCAGACCTTCTCGTTACCGGCAGCGCCGGAACAGCCACACTGCGCGCCCTCTCCTATGACCGCGGCTCCGCTGGCGGAATGATGATGGGCGGCGGCCTTCGCAACGGCGAAGAAGTCCCGCTCGCCACGTTTACCGTGATCGGTGAGGGCGTTGACACACAACCGGCAGTCCCAGACCAGCCAGCGCAGCGTGACCTGCGAACAGAAACCGTGAACGTGAGACGCGAACTGATCTTCGCCATGGGAATGGGCGGCGGTATGGGCGGCAGCATGATGTCCCCCACAATCAACGGCCGCCAATTCGAGGCCAGCCGCATCGACACCACGGTGCAGTTCAACAGTGTCGAGGAATGGCTGCTGACAAACACCAGCACTCTCGATCATCCGCTGCACCTGCACGTCTGGCCAATGCAAATTATCGAACAGGATGGGCAGCCCGTCGACACCCTCATGTGGCAAGACGTCGTAAACATTCCCGCACGCAGCACAACGCGCGTACGGATCGCGTTCGAGGACTTCAGCGGAAAAACCGTCTACCACTGTCACATCCTCGACCACGAAGACAACGGGATGATGGGAATCATCGCCGCCAACTAG
- a CDS encoding DUF302 domain-containing protein, which translates to MNYAHTVTVSLPFEEAISTTKQELANQGFGVLTEIDIRATFNTKLGIESADAVGDYLILGACNPALAEQALAADPDMGLLLPCNVVIRRSDSAETTTVQAINPQTMVQLSEVAAVQAVADQADEQLRAALAAIEGASSK; encoded by the coding sequence ATGAACTACGCACACACCGTCACAGTCTCGCTCCCCTTCGAAGAAGCAATTTCCACGACGAAACAAGAACTCGCAAACCAGGGGTTCGGCGTTCTCACCGAAATTGACATCCGAGCGACCTTCAACACCAAACTCGGCATCGAAAGCGCGGATGCGGTCGGTGACTACCTGATTTTGGGCGCATGCAACCCGGCCCTCGCCGAGCAAGCACTCGCCGCCGACCCCGACATGGGTCTGCTCCTGCCCTGCAACGTCGTCATCCGCCGAAGCGATTCAGCCGAGACCACTACGGTGCAAGCGATCAACCCTCAGACCATGGTTCAGCTGAGCGAAGTCGCAGCAGTTCAGGCTGTTGCCGATCAAGCGGATGAACAACTTCGGGCCGCTCTGGCAGCTATCGAAGGCGCCAGTAGCAAGTAG
- a CDS encoding TlyA family RNA methyltransferase, translated as MANMRLDAALAARGLARSRTHAAKLIADNLVTVSGVAVPKASTPVNDDHVIEVAETDHYVSRAAHKLVAGLEAFGIDAKGKLALDVGASTGGFTQVLLERGAREVIALDVGHGQLVDLIRSDPRVRTIERENARYLTADSLASLSGTSESPALVVSDLSFISLRTVLPALHASAGDGADYVLLVKPQFEVGRTNIREGIVHGSALRDEAIMGVLWAAWDVGLGTAGVISSPIAGNAGNREYLVWLSAPAGSNPTEWISQVAAIA; from the coding sequence ATGGCTAATATGCGTCTCGACGCGGCTCTCGCCGCCCGTGGCCTCGCACGGTCGCGCACTCACGCCGCGAAGCTCATCGCCGATAACCTCGTGACGGTCTCGGGGGTTGCGGTGCCTAAAGCCTCGACGCCAGTAAACGACGATCACGTCATTGAGGTCGCCGAAACCGACCATTACGTCAGTCGTGCTGCCCACAAACTCGTCGCCGGGCTCGAAGCCTTTGGTATCGATGCCAAGGGAAAGCTCGCCCTCGATGTTGGTGCTTCCACTGGCGGCTTCACCCAGGTATTGCTCGAACGTGGGGCCCGTGAAGTCATCGCGCTCGATGTCGGGCACGGCCAACTCGTCGACCTGATCCGGTCAGATCCTCGCGTGCGCACCATCGAGCGAGAGAATGCCCGCTATTTGACGGCGGACTCACTTGCCTCGCTGAGCGGGACATCCGAAAGCCCCGCGCTTGTCGTTTCTGACCTGTCGTTTATCTCGCTGCGCACCGTGCTGCCCGCGCTCCACGCCTCAGCGGGGGATGGTGCTGACTACGTTTTGCTCGTGAAGCCACAGTTTGAAGTTGGCCGCACCAACATTCGTGAAGGGATCGTGCACGGATCAGCGCTGCGCGACGAAGCAATCATGGGCGTTCTGTGGGCGGCCTGGGACGTGGGGCTCGGTACGGCCGGCGTCATCTCCTCACCCATTGCGGGAAATGCGGGAAACCGTGAATACCTTGTCTGGTTGAGCGCCCCAGCAGGCAGCAACCCGACCGAATGGATATCGCAGGTTGCTGCCATCGCCTAA
- a CDS encoding HAD-IIA family hydrolase, whose product MPSRTPLTGISLVLADLDGVVYRGPNAIPHAIDSINAIEGLQVAYITNNASRTDASVATHLSELGLTVDPRDVVTSPQAAMALLRELVPAGSTIMVVGGDGLTSELEKSGFVVTRSAEESPAAVVQGFSPDVAWSHLAEAAFALKGGDAGIPWIATNTDWTIPQARGTAPGNGTLVSAVHTAVGRLPIVAGKPEVAIFEEAFTRYSSREALMIGDRLDTDILGANRAGIPSLLVLTGIDQAKQVLACIPEERPTMIIDDLRGLHELYPETVVTHDGAAVVTTVGTATVRLEAQRLTVTSAGTSIDRLRAGSAAIWNSGSAIYALEVPAELYS is encoded by the coding sequence GTGCCGAGTAGAACACCTCTCACTGGCATCTCGCTCGTCCTCGCCGATCTTGACGGCGTTGTTTACCGCGGGCCGAATGCGATCCCGCATGCCATTGACAGCATCAATGCGATCGAGGGGCTGCAAGTCGCCTACATCACCAATAATGCGTCGCGCACTGACGCCTCGGTCGCGACCCATTTGAGCGAGCTTGGTCTCACTGTCGATCCCCGCGACGTCGTGACGTCGCCGCAAGCAGCAATGGCCTTGCTGCGTGAGCTCGTGCCCGCTGGCTCAACCATCATGGTTGTCGGGGGAGACGGACTCACGAGCGAGCTCGAGAAATCCGGATTCGTGGTGACCAGGTCCGCTGAAGAATCACCGGCGGCTGTCGTGCAAGGATTCTCGCCCGATGTAGCGTGGTCTCATCTGGCAGAGGCTGCGTTCGCGCTCAAAGGTGGCGATGCCGGCATCCCCTGGATCGCGACCAACACTGACTGGACAATTCCCCAGGCCCGCGGAACTGCCCCCGGAAATGGCACCCTTGTTTCCGCGGTCCACACTGCGGTCGGTCGTCTACCGATCGTTGCCGGTAAGCCAGAAGTGGCGATCTTCGAAGAAGCGTTTACTCGCTACTCGTCTCGCGAAGCGCTAATGATTGGGGACCGCCTCGACACCGACATTCTCGGTGCTAATCGCGCTGGCATCCCCTCGCTGCTCGTGCTCACGGGCATCGATCAAGCGAAGCAAGTGCTGGCGTGTATTCCCGAAGAACGTCCGACGATGATCATTGATGATCTGCGCGGGCTGCATGAGCTGTATCCCGAAACTGTCGTCACGCACGACGGTGCTGCTGTCGTGACGACAGTGGGAACGGCGACAGTGCGCCTCGAAGCGCAACGCCTCACCGTGACCTCGGCCGGAACATCCATCGACCGATTGCGGGCAGGATCCGCGGCAATTTGGAACTCTGGGAGCGCCATCTATGCCCTCGAGGTGCCTGCGGAGCTATATTCGTGA